The region tgaatattgtgtatctaccccagtgcttagcccaaagtaactacttaataaataccataccaaaTGAACTCCATCTTTGAGAAATTCCATTTCTGGATGGAATTGATTCTCTGCCCAAAGGCTTGCTCCCACCACCCATTGATTTTTCCCTAGTTCCCTAACATAATTTTCCCTTTTTATAAATCAAGCCAGGAATGGTATTTACTCTTCCACTCTCTTGCTAGAAGGCAGACCgtccaaaatggaaaaaaaaaaagaagcagtttAAGGCCTGATACAAGGAAAACATTTTTTCTATTATGCTCTCATCTCCCTGGCAAACCCCAAATAGCATCCCCCACCCTGACCACATTTCCTTCTCTTAAGAGGTGTTTTCTTCACCACCAACTGCTGGCAAATGAGAAAGCTTTCTGCTTTAGAATGCCAACCAAGGGGTGAACTACCAAAGCCACCAGCAGGCAAAGGAGAAAAAGGTTTGCTTTGGAACGCGTGCCAATTGATATGCTTTCACCAAATCCACTATCTGAGGAAAAGCAGGTGGTGCTTGTTTGCTTCAACCAAAGTGGAAGCAAATATTTTATTTCCCATTTGCCACTACCCCcatccaaaaaagaaaaaaaatatcatAATGCAGTCTTGTAGCTCTAACAAGGAAATATTTGTAGAAGTGATAGAATCAGTTGGAGCAGATAAAGCTATGCGCAACTTCTGGGTTTTATCTTGTAATTGTTTGTTTCCTTCTTCCACATAGGTAGCCAAGTTCTATTACCGCCCCAGCCAGCAGCAGCAATGGTATGAAGTTAGGTCAGCTCAATATTCATTGCTGAATTAACTGTGGCATTCAAGTACCCACTGAGCGTAAAGTACTGTACTTGTAAAAGGGGGAAttaattaatctgtaaaatggggattaagactgtaaactccatgtgggacaggaactgtgtctaacctgattagcttgcatctacctcagtgcttagaagagtgcctggcacatagaaaacagttggcgaacaccataaaaaaggacaaATGAAGAAAGAcatgtattccctgccctcaaggagttcatggTCTAACACAAAGAAGAGAATTAGATATTAAACAGAGATGAAATAGAAAGTTTGGACGTTAAATTTcgaaacccccttctagactgtgagcccactgttgcgtagggacagtctctatatgttgccaacttgtacttcccaagcacttagtacagtgctctgcacacagtaagcactcaataaatacgattgaatgaatgaatgaatgctctgcgtaGCTTGTTGCTCTTGGTCAGAATAGATCTGAGGAGATAAAGCATGGTTGACAACTGACCAACCATGAGGCTTTGGCCTACATGCCTGAATAGGGAATGACTCACTGGcttcttctgttttgttttgcttttcattAGGAAAATGTTTTCAAAAAGGTTTGCCTGAAAGACTGAATCCTGGGTTAAGAAGTTAAAACAATGCCTAATAATTCTTTCCCAATGATGGCTGGATATCACTCAAATACAGTCAATATGTTCTCAAAAAGGGTGTGGTGTGCTCTGTCACCTATGCCAATAGCCCTCCAGTCTGAAAATGTCTCTGTACATAATACCTGGCCTTCTCTTATCTATAAATGCCCTCTCCAAAAACACTGTCTTTTTTTCCCATGAGGTCAAAGTGTGTTCAAatcttcagtgtcctcatccaaTGAACTCCACATTTGCAATTTCACGTGGAAAATGAAGGCCTaagagtagtactagtagtagcagtagtatttaataagcacttaaagtgtgcagagcactgtactaaactcccagCCCACCCTGCATGGAGCATGCCAGGAGCTGGAACCGCGATGGCAAGAAGGAAGACTGCAGTTGTCCTGGTGCTTTTCAAAGCAGGGATGGAGGAGTCCAAGAGCATGAgagagcagcttttatccccagcACACATGGAATATACCAGGAGCAGAAACCCTCCGTGGCAGGTAGAAGGTGGTGATTTCAAGTTATTTTTCTTGTTGGGGATGGAGGGAACTGGATCAGCTTTtatccctggcccagaatgcacAAACCGTGGCAGGAGTAGGGATCCTCAGTGGTTGGAGGGAAGGGTGTAGTTTcagctttgtccaaggtcatataaacAGGGCACTCAGTTCCTAGTACTGAGATGTTTCCACTAGCCAAAATCTTGAGATAGACAAGAATTTGTTTTATGAGCAATGCTTACTTCCCCTAAATCCATTCTGGCTTCACTTTACTGGACATTTCAGGCCAATTTTGTTCCAAGTCAAACCCAGTTAAAACCCTCTGGAAGCAGTGTGatcaagtagaaagagcataggcatggtaatcagaggatctgagttttaattctgctctaccactcgtctactgtgtgatcttgggcaaggcacttaacttctctgtgcctgttacctcatctataaaatggggataaagactgttagccctatgtgggacagagacggtacacaacctgattatcttgtacctaccccagggcttagtacagtgcctgacacctatttagcacttaacaaatatcattttttaaaaatatgcattAAGTATAAgccactttaaaaaaacaaagtggaactgtgctctgcacagagtaaatgctcaataaatatgattaaatgaataaggcTCTGATAGGTGCCCCTGAAGGTGAGAGATGAAGCACATTAAAGTAAATCTTCAACAACAGGAGAACAAACCCCTAGGTTAGGTAAAGCTGAGTGGAGAGAGGAAATACTTTGAAATAGATttacctttagactataagctccttttgggcagagaacttgtctaccaactctgttgtactatatcaaccccaggcacttagttcagtgctctgcacataaaataccattgattgaatcaatcaatcgcatttattgagcgcttactgtgtgcagagcactgtactaagtgcttgggaagtacaagttggcaacatagagagatggtccctaccccatagtgggctcacagtctagaagggggagagattgaaCGACTGATTGAAAACCCAGCCTGCCACTACCACTAACAAACCTTGGTTTAGAGACCTTTACCCTTGTCTCCAATTAGGAATGATGCTAATGAGGTATCTTATTACTTCAAGTCTCACTACAAGACCTGAACTGGAGTATCAGTGGTTTTAGAGCCAGTTTCGTGCACCAGTGTAGTGGTAGggtgagctgaaactgggaaacctaaatgacaatggtattttttaagtgtcgcCCTTGTATCAAAGGCtgaattagatacaagataatcagactggttgcagtccctgtccctcatggagctcacaggctaaggggaagggagaataggtattgaactcccattttccagatgaagaaactgaggcactaagtgaTTTTCCTAGggccacagagcagtcaagtggcagagcagagcaggagtagaacccaggtcctctgactccaggcccttctggctcagCCACACTAATCAGTTGTCTATTATGTCTCTACTATTATCCACATCAAACATTTCTTATgactatgggtagggaatgcatctgctaattctgttgtactctcacaagtacttagtatggtattgtgctcatagtaagcactctgtaaatatcattgattgattgtccttttaACTCCTGTGCCCATCATGCTGCTTTAACACTAGAGGGAGGTGGCCACCCAGGCGCAGTCCTTAGTTAAACATTCCAGGAccgaactctttgtcttccctcccaaaccctgccctctccctgactttcccatcactgttgacagcactgccatccttcccttctcacaagctcacaaccttggtgtcatcctcgactccgctctctcattcacccctcacatccaaggcgtcaccaaatcctgccggtctcagctgcacaacattgccaagatccaccctttcctctccatccaaacggctaccctgctcgttcaagctctcatcctatcccgtctggactactgcatcagccttctctctgatcgcccatcctcatgtctctccccacttcaatccatacttcatgctgctgcccggattgtctttgtccagaaacactctgggcatgttactcccctcctcaaaaatctccagtggctaccaatctgcgcatcaggcagaaactcctcacccttggcttcaaggctgtccatcacctcaccccctccttcctcacctctcttccctacttctacagcccaccccgcaccctccgctcctctgctgctaatctcctcatcgtgcctcgttctcgcctgtcccgccatcgacccccagcccacgtcctccccctggcctggaatgccctccctctgcccatccgccaagctagctctcttcctcccttcaaggccctactgagagctcacctcctccaggaggccttcccagactgagcccctccttcctctcccccttgtccccctctccattcccccgtcttacctccttcccttccccacagcacctgtatatatgtatatatgtttgtacatatttattactctatgtatttattttacttatacatatctattctatttattttgttttgttaatatgtttggttttgttctctgtctcccccttctagactgtgagcccactgttgggtagggactgtctctatatgttgccaacttgtacttcccaagtgcttagtacagtgttctgcacacagtaaacgctcaataaatacgattgattgattgatttgattgattgaaagagcttcCATTCTGTAGCAGGTGATCTGTACTGGGCATTCAGATGTCCTTGATCTGTTGATTGCAGGGAACTTACCTCCAGAACACCAGCACAAGGAAAGGCATAAGGCAGGTGGGTGTACAAAATGGACAAATTCTCCCCAGTCGGGGCCTTAAGTTGTGAAATGCAGATTTTGTAGCAGGGCAGGAAATGAAGTACTAGTTTGGGTCCACCCCCCCGGCCTATTGCTAAAATATTTTCCGGTTCTCCTTTTCCACGCTCTCACCAAACCCGCTCAATGTACTTGTTTCTCTGATCCTTGTAACTCTGTCGATTTCACCCGGGTCCTGGGCAGTGCCAATCCTGAGACCAGTGAGTACCAGTCAGGCTGGGGGGCTTGGGTGAGTGAGGGGAGCATGGGGGCTGGAGGCACCGAAGCATAAGCAGCAGAAGGTATAGTTAGCCTTGAAactgtgtgacctggtggaaagaatacaggcctggtaGAGAGCTTGGGTTCTAATGGTAGCTCCAACACtagcctgttgtgggaccttgaacaaataatttaacttccctgcgcctcagtttcatctgtaaaatggagttgaaatacctattttccctcccacttcgactgtgaactccgtgtgcaacagggactgtgtcacccctgattgttttgtatctacctcagagcttagtacagtgtctggtgcatactaagtgcttaataattaccataatgCTTATTAGACCCATCAGGAGCTTCTTTGGGACTCAAAAACTCCAGAGCCAGAGGGCTCTTCAGTGAGTtaagagctgctgctgctgctgtttaaagaaaaaaataaaaaacaagatTGCCATTTCTGTCTTTGCTTTTTCAGCACGTTGGGATGAACCACCCAGCCAACTGCAGCACGCATCTGAATCATATCGTTGCGATCCTTCAGGTGGTGCTGTATATACCCCTTTTCTTTCTGGGAGTGGTTTTCAATGTTCTCGCCTTTTGGGTGTTCTGTTTTAAGCTGAAGAGGTGGACAGAGACAAGAGTGTTCATGACCAACTTAGTCATTGCGGACAGTTGCCTCCTCTTCAGTTTCCCCTTCATGCTGTATGTCCAGCTTCAACAGTGGCAGCATGATACTGTGTGTCTCATCCTCGAGTCCGTGTACTTTATAAATAGGTTCATGAGCATCTCCACCATCATGGCCATAGCCATCGACCGGTACATAGCCATCGCCCACCCCTTGAAAGCCCCCAAATTGAGATCCCCCCAAAAGGCAGCTCTGTTCTGTGGACTGCTCTGGGTCCTGATGTGCATTTCTTTCATCTATCAAGATGGTTCCAGTGTCCACGAAACAAGATGCTTCCTAAAGACGTCCACAACCCCCTCCCTCAGGactctcatcctcttccttctagGATTTCTCGTGCCGTTAATCATCCTGAGCTTTTGCTCCATCCACATCATTGTCCATCTGAGAAGGAAGCTGAGGACACGGTTGGAGGAGCGGAGGCTGGCTCGGAAAGCCATCCGTATCATTTCTGTCAACATGATCACGTTCGTCATCTGCTTCCTCCCTGTGAACCTGGGTCACTTCATTCGTTTCATTTTGGACTCCATCAAGGCTAGCTGTGGCATGATACAAAAAGCGAGCCTCTTCATTCAAGTCAGTTCACTCGTAGCAAATATCAATTGTTGCTTGGATGTCCTTTGCTATTACTTGGTAGCCACGGAATTTCAAGAGGCTTCATTGTTGATCAACAAATGCAAATCTTGGTTGTCGGGAGCTAATGAAACCCAGGAGACCAAGCTCTAGGGAGAATGACAGCTAAACATGATATTCTAAATCCAGAAGCAAAAAATAATTGTGACTGAAAATCACCCCACACTACCTTACCTTTCAGAATGTGTCACCACCATAGATTTGCTTTGCAATATCACTAGTCAGTCTCTCAAATCCCTACTGTACCCATGCTCGTCTCTGGATGGGTTTTAAAATATATCAGTGATTCTTCGAAAACATTCACAACCTAAATGGCCAAGCCTGCAACAAGGGCACACCAAATTTTGAAAATGAAATTCTGAGCCCCTGTATTTCCTAATAGAGCAGACAGAAGCAGCCTCGCATTTCAGTACATAAAATAGGGGTTTACCAATTTGCTTATTTAGAGGGAGAATCAGGGTGGTCCagtgagaaatagtgtggcctagtgggaagaggtaagcaggagacctggtttctaatcctaactctgcctccagcctactgtgaccttggacaagtcacttaactgctttgtgcctaagtttcctcaactgtaaaataggggttacatagctgttctccctcctccctagattgagagctccatgtgggacagggattgtgttcaacctgatggcaTTATAGCTACGCTAGTGATTAGCAtagagcatggcacataataagaacttaacaaatattactattattgttagttcTTTCTGATGTATTTttcctgaattaataataatggcatttattaagtgcttaatatgtgcaaagcactgttctaagccctggggaggttacaaggtgatcgggttgtcccacgtggggctcacagtcttaatccccattttccagatgaggtaactgaggcctagagaagttaagtgacttgcccaaagtcacacagctgacaattggtggagctgagatttgaacccatgacttctgactccaaagcccgtgctctctccattgagccacgcttttgTTTGTTGGAGCACCGTGCTTGCATTTCCCTTCAGAGTTCCTGATTGGAGTCAACCACTCTGACTCCAGGGTCAACCTGATTTACAGTTGCTCTCCAGAGTGCTAGGACTCTACAGCTCCTCTCACCTCACTCTGGCTTCCTGGACTCAGGACTTCTTTGAAGCTCCCAGATGTAGCAGTAGAAGTTGTTGGGATGGTCCTAATGGCTGGAAAATCCCTTCTTAACCAGTTTGAGAAACATTTCCCCACTTTCCCCCTTAGGCACTCACCCCATCTCTCATCCCCAGACCACTCAGACTGATGTctgagcagcatggttcagtggaaagagcacaaacttgggagtcagaggtcatgggttctaatcctggttccaccacatgtcggctgtgtgcccttgggcaagtcacttaatttctttgagcctgttacctcatctgtaaaatggggattaagactgtgagccccatgtgggacaacctgatcacattgtatccccacccagtgctttgaacagtgcttcatacatagtaagtgcttaacaaatgccaccattattattattactattattatgtccttGTACTgagctgcttcccttacctgtaatttattttaatgtctgtgttccccactcaattgtaaactccttgaaggcagggatcatgtcttgttATTCTGCTGtaactttcctgagtgcttagtacagtgctctgctagagTAAATCCTGAATCAACactgctgattgattaatttgccaATTTGACATTTTTAGAGGGAGAATCAGCGTAGCCTAGGGAggagaagtgtggtctagtggaaagagggagtcagggaatgtgagttctaatcctggctctggcacctgcctactatgtgatcttgggcaagtttgtgcctcagtttcctcaactgtaaaatggggattaaataactgttctccctccctctctcaccccagACTGTGATCTAGGTAAAGTAGGAAAGTCTGGGGGCTACAACAACTAATCAAACTTAAGATGACAAGCAAATACCACTCCTGGGTCAAATCAAATTTCCACTCAGTCCAGTATTCTGCCTTCAACAGTGCAACAGAATGCCTCTAGAGACCATGTATTGGTTGACTCCTTGACATCCATCACATTTTCAAAAGTGGgagtggaaaatgggaagagtcagGTGTGAAGTGGCCATCTGAAGAGTCCATTCCTGGCCCATTTGGAAACCACCAAGGAGGAAgcaatcccagctccaaaacaGCTCCCAGTTGAGGCAGACGAAAGGTGGTAAGAGCCCCTAAAGAGATGTTCTCTCACTGTGttaagaacactgctctgcacatagcaagcattcagtaaataacattgattgagctGGAATTTCCCCATTCTAAAATTTACTAGGTCTTGCCCTCCCctattttcaaaaccctcctgaagcaTACCTCTTCCAAGAACCTTTCCCCACATAATCTCCAGCATTACAGCCATGTCATCCTAACACATATCCTttgcccttatgtatatattgactttttatggtatttgttaataataacgatggcatttattaaccgcttactatgtgcaaagcaatgttctaagcactggtgaggttacaaagtgaccgggttgtcgcacgtggggctcacagtcttaatccccttttacagttgacataactgaggtatggagaagttaagtgacttgcccaaagtcacagagctgacaagtggtggagccgggatttgaacccatgacctctgactcaaaagcccgggctttttccactgaaccacactgaaagggcttactatgtgataatcaataattgtggtatttaagtgctatactaagcactgggctggatacaagcactgcattaagcactgggctggttacaagcaaatcgggttggacacagtccctttcccacatggggtttacagccttaatcccaattttacagatgaggaaattgagacacagagaaattaaataaattgcccaaggtcacacagcagacaaatagccggagctgggattagaaccgggtcttctgattcccaaatctgctgcTACTTTTAAATTCAATAAAATCACAGTTTTAAGAGTTACAGTAAACTCTCCTTTCCaattagatttttgaggaggtttcATAAAGGAATTTGTGTTTTTTCTCTTAGGGTATttgctgtgctctgtacacagcaagcactcggtaaataccattctatcctctatctacactccttctcttggaaaactcatttactCCTCTGGCTTCACTTACCATCTTtttgcagatgatccccaaatctacatctctaaacctgatctctctccttctccacagtctcaCAGTCCTTCCTGCAAGATATCTTTACTTGAATGTCCCGCTgataccttaaacttaacatatacaaaagagaactctttatcttcccacccaaaccctctcctcattctgactttcctgtctctgtagacagcaccaccatcctctctatctcacaagcccatgaccacggagttatcctctactcatctttcTCTTTTAACCCATTtaaccaaatcctgtaggtcccaccttcataacatcactaaaatcttccctttcctctccatccaaactgctgtcatgtAAATCCAAACACTTACTCTATCCTGCCCTGATTactcttgctgaccttcctgccacctgtctgcccattctagtccattcttcattctaatgcctggatcatttttctacaaaagcattcagtccttACTTGCCCACTCcttaaggacctccagtggttgcagaTCCATATCCGCATCACACAggagctccttaccatcggctttagagcattcaatcaccttgcctcctcctacattaactccctgatttcctattaccccagaccgcacacttcactcccctaatgcaaACTTActgactgtacctcagtctcatttatcccaccaccaacctctctcccacgtcctgcctctggcctggaatgccttccctcttcatatctgacagacgatctttctctccacattcaaagtcttattgaaggcacatctcctccaagacaccttcctctcctaaaccctcatttcctcttctcccactcccttctgcatcgcccttccattcattcattgtcagtcatatttattgagtgcttactgtgtgcaaagcactgtactaagcacttggaagagtacagtataacaataaacagacacatttcctgcccacaatgagctaagctACTAGAGTCTATAGTCCACTGGATTCACACCTTTATTTACCTCTCCTTCAGCCCTgtaacacttatgaacatatcagtaatttatttatattaatgtctgttgccctctctagactgtaagctcattgtgggcaggaccaTGTATCTACcaaatttattatattgtactctcccaagcgctctgtacagtgctctgtgcacagtaaacacttaataaatgtgattgattaattgactagcAGTACAGAGACAagcaagagggagatgggagggggacacagagagaaaaagaatgtTATTCAGTGACCATGGGTGGGAGGAGTGAAGCTTCTGTGGGCTGGTGAAAACTTTTCAGATCTACAGACTTTaatctctatgcctgtttccgtCTTGGTTAAAAAATAACGTACAAATAGCAAACACTGGGTAGCTCCAAATGGATATGACATTTTGAGGGCCAAGTTCCTGACAGAGTAGAGCTACATACTTTCTTTttttagttatttttttttttaggttttttttggACTTCTTGATTTGTTTATAACAAATATTGAAAATGACTGCAAAGAATATGCACTAGTGAGAAACTTAACGGAAATATCAAA is a window of Tachyglossus aculeatus isolate mTacAcu1 chromosome 1, mTacAcu1.pri, whole genome shotgun sequence DNA encoding:
- the LOC119926952 gene encoding G-protein coupled receptor 35-like — translated: MARRKTAVVLVLFKAGMEESKSMREQLLSPAHMEYTRSRNPPWQGTYLQNTSTRKGIRQHVGMNHPANCSTHLNHIVAILQVVLYIPLFFLGVVFNVLAFWVFCFKLKRWTETRVFMTNLVIADSCLLFSFPFMLYVQLQQWQHDTVCLILESVYFINRFMSISTIMAIAIDRYIAIAHPLKAPKLRSPQKAALFCGLLWVLMCISFIYQDGSSVHETRCFLKTSTTPSLRTLILFLLGFLVPLIILSFCSIHIIVHLRRKLRTRLEERRLARKAIRIISVNMITFVICFLPVNLGHFIRFILDSIKASCGMIQKASLFIQVSSLVANINCCLDVLCYYLVATEFQEASLLINKCKSWLSGANETQETKL